A stretch of DNA from Candidatus Sericytochromatia bacterium:
CGCTGGCTGGCCGAGACCAGCCAGCATCACGAACCGGACCAGCCAACCGCCCTCGAAGACTAGGCCTGGAGGCGTGCCGGCGCCCGGGCCGGTTCGCCCAGCCAGGTCGAAGCTTTGTTGCCAAATGGGGAATAGAGATGCCAGACTTGTTTCTAAAAAAACAACGCCACCCACATCCCTCGGCCGCCAGTCGCGCGACCTTGAAAGGAGCACCGCCCGTGTCGAAAGTCTCTTACGCCGCGTTGCTGATGGCCGCCGCCCTCAGCTCTGCCTGCACCGGGTTCATCACCATGACGCCGCCGCCCATCACGGTCGGTGCCACCCAGGCAACCACCGGTGCGCCGGCAACCCCGGGGACGGCCCCGGCGATCGCCCCGGCCCCCGCCGCGCCCTCGGCCGAGGCCCCCGTGGGCAGCAGCCCCGCCAGCGGCAAGCAGGTGCGCGAGGTGCGCGTCACGCCCGAGAGCTACATCATCACCGCCGGTGAGGCGCGCGACCTGCTGGCCACGGTGCAGTTCAGCGATGGCACCTTCGACTCCAACGTGACCTGGGCCAGTTCCGACAGCCGAATCCTGGAGGTGAATCCGACCACCGGACGGATTTCCGGCAAGAGCGAGGGCGTGGCCAGCATCGTCGCCAGCGCGCTGGGTGACCCGAGCAAGCGGGCCCTGGTGACCGTCACCGTGCGCAAGGGCGTGGTGCAGGAGGCCGTCACGCGGGTCGATCCGGCCAGCACGAGCCTGGCCGTGGGAGAGACCCGGCAGCTGACGGGTTCGGTGCAGATGTCGGACGGCAGCATGTCGCCCAATGTGCGCTGGGAAAGCTCGAACCAGAGCGTGGCCGTGGTCAGCGGCGGCGGCCTGGTCACGGCCGTGGGCAAGGGGCGCGCGACCATCACCGTCTCGGCGGCGGGCGATTCGACCCGACGGGCGACGTGTGATGTGACCGTCCAGTAACCATGGGCGCGCGCCTGACGGCGATCGCCTGGCTGACCTGCGCGAGCCTCCCGCTGGGGGGGCCCGCGCTGGCTGAGCGCGAGGCGCCCGAGCTGAAGCCACGCGCGAAAGCAGCCAGCGAGGCTCCGGAAACCAAGCCACGCGCGAAGGCGGTCACGCTCGAGCCGTTTGCCGAGGGTCCGCAGGGGAACTGGCACTATGCCCTCAGCACGCTGCCCCTGCGCGTCACCCTGGTGCGCTTCGACCCGGCCGGGGTGCGCCTGGACAGCCTGCCCCAAGGCCAGCGCTGGTGGGTTCATCAGCTGGCCTACAACCAGCGCACGGAAACCGGAAAAGGGGCCCGCGAGCTCAACCTGGCGCTGAACTGGGCGCAGGCGGCCCACACCACGATGCTGGGCGCGGAGCTGGGCGGGCGCAGCGGGTCTGCGCACGGGCTATACCTGGGCCACGGGCTGCAGCTGAACCTGTACCGGCAACCCACCGTACAGGCCGGCGACGGCCGCGTGCGGGTGGACCAGGCCTGGGATGCTGGGCTCGGCTACTGGGGCGCGTTCGGGCTGCGGGCCATCCGGGGGCCACTCGGCTGGTTCGCGGAGGCGGGCTGGCTCTGGCAGAGCGGGCTGACCCCGCTGGCAGGCCTGGCGGGCGGAACGCGCGTGAACGAATTACAGGCGGAATCCGGGCCGATCGCGCGGGCCGGCTTCACCATCCGGATCTGACGAGGAGGTCGCGCATGACGCGTCGCAAGCGAGCCCTGGGGGGATTGGTCGGCCTGGTGCTGCTCGGCTGCACGCCGCTGCCGCCGGACTTCATCGTGACGGTGGCCGGCAGCAGTGCGGGCACCACGCCGGGCGCGACCCCGCCCCCCGGCTGGAACGGCGCCGTGGGCGATCGCCCCGCCATCCGGCTGCGCAGCAGCGACACCCAGCTGGTGCTGAAGCCGGGCGACAGCCAGGAACTGGCGCCCTGGTTGCGGGATGAGGCGGGCTACCCGCTGCGGGAGGCCGTCACCTGGCTGAGCAGCAATCCGCGCGTGGCGACGGTCGACCTGGCCAGTGGGCGCGTCGAGGCGCAGGGCGAGGGCGAGGCGCTGCTGACGGTGCAGGCTGTGCGGGACCCCTCGGCCCGCCTGACGCTGACGGTCTCGGTGATTGCGCAGCATCTGGTCTCGTTGATCGCAATCACGCCGCCGGTCTTGAGCCTGCCCCGCGGCGGCAGCGAGACGCTGGCGGCGGTCGTCACCATGCACAACGGCGAGCGCCACGGCAACGTGGTCTGGTCCTCCTCCGACGACACGATCGCCACCGTCGACAGCCAGACCGGGCTGGTGCGCGCCCGCCGCGAGGGACGCGTGACGATTCTGGCCGCCTACACCGTCGACAAGCGCTATCGCGGGCTGGCCGAACTGACGGTGGTGGCCGCCGATGCCACCCCCAGGCCCTCCCCCAGCCCCAGTGAGATCACCTTCGGGCCGGGTGCCACGCCGCTGCCCGGCGGGCGATCGCCCAGCCCCACGCCGAGCCCGACGCTCAGCCCCGCCACCAGCGGCATCGCGGGCTTCCCCGCCAGCGCGACGCCGCGCCCCGTGCCGACCTCCGACGACGAGCTGTTCGAGTTGCCGCTGCCCACGCCGGAACCGGAACCCACACCGACGCCGCGGCCCACCCCGACCCTGCGGCCCAGCCCCACGCCGACGCCTACCCCCACGCCAACTCCCACGCCCACGCCGGTGCCCACCGCCGTCCTGACCGGGCGGGTCGTGAACAGCGAAACGGGAACGGGCCTGGCCGGCGCCACGGTGACGCTCTCCAACGGCCGCAGCGCCACCACCGACGCGAGCGGGTCGTACCGCCTGGTCACAACACTCGGGGGCGTGACGCTGCAAGCGAGCAAGAGCCGCTTCAGCGCCGAAGCCGGCGCGGCCTACCGGGTCAACCTGGACGCCTCTCAGGCCGATCAGACCGTGACGGTGCCGCAGGACCTGACGCTCACCCCGCAACACTGGTACAACCAGCTGAGCGGCGTCAGCAGCACGCTGCGCGACCTCCACGCGGTGGACGCCGCCACCGCCTGGTGCGTGGGCGACGGAGGCACGATCATGCGCACCACCGACGGCGGCAGCGACTGGCGCCCGGCCTCGCTGGCGCCGGCGGTCGATTACCACGGCGTGTTCTTCATCAACGCCACCACCGGCTGGGCGGTGGGGTCGAACGGCACGATCGTGAAGTCGACCGACGGCGGCGCCAGCTGGAATGCCCAGCCCAGCGGGGGTGGCGAAACGATCCGCGACGTGGAATTCGTCAACGCCACCAACGGCTGGGCGGTCTCGCAGTCGGCCGTTTACCGGACCACCAACGGCGGTGCGAGCTGGAGCCGCAGCACCAGTGCCAACGGCCTCAAGGTCTCGTTCATCAGCCCGACACGCGGGGTGGTGGGCGGTGCCGGCGCCATCTACGTGACGAATTCGGCCGGGGCCAGCTGGCAGCGCGGCGCGTCTTCCACCCCCAGTGCCGGGTACTCGCTGCAGATGACCAGCCCCACCGACGTCTGGGTCTTCGGCGAATATGCCGGCAGCGCCAACTATTCCGTCACACGCTCGACCGACGGCGGGCTGACCTTCACGCGGCTGTGCGATTACTGCTCGTACAGTGGCGGGCGGGTCGTGGACGTCGCCAGCGGACGCTACATCACCAGCACGACCAGTGGCTTCCTGGAGACCTTCTTTGTGAATCCCACCACCGGCTGGCGGGTCGGCAACAACGGGGTAATTCAGGCCTATTGATCGACCGCCAGGGCGATCGCGGCGTGTTCCGAGCCTGGGAAAGGGCCGCCAGGGCGACCACGGCGTGACCCGGGCCCACGAACGGGCCGCTGGGGCAGGCACGGCCGGGCCTCATCACGAGGAAGAAGCCAGGCCAGGAAAGGGGCCCCAGAGGCGTTACGAGGAGACCGGATCGGCCCAGGCGCTGAGCAGTTGTTCCAGCGCGACCCGAAACGGCTCGGCCTGCACTGGCTTGTTCAGCACCAGGCCCACGCCGGCGTCCAGGGCATCCTGGCGCACGTCGGGGTCGGTGCTGGCCGTCAGCATGAGGGTCGGCAGGCGACCGTGGCGGGCGAACAGGGTTTCCACCAGCTCGATGCCGTCCTGGTCCTCGCCGATGAAGTTGTAATCGACCACCAGCAGGCCGAACGGCGTGCCTGCCGCGATCGCCGCGGCCGCCAGGCGCGTCGCCTCGCGCGGCGAACCGGCCTCGACGTAGGTGTGGCCGAGGGCCTGCAGCATCAGGGCAATCGAATGGCGGACGATCGCCTCGTCATCGGCAATCAGCACATGGCGCACGGCAGCTTCCCCCTCATGCTCGAACTTCCGCAAGGGCCGCCCCGGCCGGCTGCCCTGCATCTTCCCGGTTGAACCAGAACGTCACCCGCGCGCCCCCTTCGGGGCGGTTGGCCAGCTCGAAGGTGGCCTGGTGAAAGCCCAGATAGGCGGCCACGATCAGGCTGCCTTTGCCGCCACGGCGGCGTCGATTGGACGACTCGACCCGCCCCCGGTACAGCTTGTCCATGACCCCCTCGGCAAAGCCGGTGCCGTTGTCTTCCAGCATCACGCCGAGGCGCTCGGCCTGCTCGACGAAGCGAATCGTGATCTGTCCGGCCAGGCCCTCGTCCTCGCGCTGCGCCCGGCGCACCGAGGCCGCCGCGTTGTAGAGCGCGTTCTTGACCACGCTGCGGAAATGCACCGGGTTGAACATGATGCGCGGCGCCGTCTCGGGCACGAGCGCCTCGATGCGCAGGCCGTCATTGGCGCTGCGCAGGTTCGGCGGCAGGTGCTCCAGCAAGGCGAACAGTTCCGCGCGCGGGTCGACCGGCTGGGTCTGGCGGTTGGCATATTCCGGCAGCCCGTCGATGACCCAGCGGATCGACTCGATCGTCTCGTCGACGTTGCGCACGAAGGCCGCCATCTCCTCGCGCGTCACCTCGATCGAACGGTCCTCCAGACAGCGCAGGAAGGATTTCACGTCCGCCAGCGAGAGATGGCCCTTGTCGTTCAGATCGCCCGTGCCCAGCAGGGGCGCCTTGTACAGGTCGTGGACCGCGTCGTGCAGGTTGATGTCGATCTGAGCGATGAACCCGTTGAGAGCCTGGATGTGATTGCTCATCTGGCTGGAGTCATCGCTGATCTGGGCGTAAAAGGTCGACCAGATGTCATTCAGGCGCTCCAGTTCCCGCTCGCGCTCGACCAGCGCCAGCCGCGCTTCCGTCTCGCGGCGGGCCGACTCGGCGACGACCTCGCGCGCCTCCGACTCACGGCGGGCCGCCTCGGCGATCGCCCGCTCCTCGCGGGTCCGCCAGACCTGCCGCACGGCCAGGCCCAGCAGGAACAGGGCGACCCAGAGCGCCAGGTTTGAATTGAGCGGCGGCAAGGGGCGATAGGTCAGCTCCAGCCAGTCCCGCGTGACGCCATCGGCGCCGCGAATCGGGGCCAGCACAGCCCAGCCGCCCGGCTCGAAGTCCCGCGGATAGCGGTTCTTCATGCGCTGATCGGTGTCGAGCAGGCGAACCCCGCGCAACTCGGTGTCGCGACGGCGTTCGTAGTAGTCGCGCAGTTCCTGAAAGCCGTTTTGCCCATTGATATAGGCCCCCAGCAGTTCGTCGGCCAACGCCCTGGCCTCGGCGCTGCGGGCCAGGTGGGTTTGGGTCAGGTAGCCCCCCGTGCAGGCCAGCAGCAGGCCGACCGTCAGCAGCCAGGAAGCCAGACGCCGAGGGCGCACGGGCGCATCCGTCACGGTTCAGTTCCCGCGCTCGGCCCGTTCCAGGGCGCTGGTCCAGGCCCGGACGGGGTCGTAATCGCTCGCCTCGGTATGCACCCAGCCGCTGATCTGCTCATCCAGCGGGGAGACCACGCGCGCCACGGCCTCGGGAGGTTGCGCCGCGAGGGTCTCGAAGAAACGCTGGACGGCCAGGCGCAGCGGCGCCGGCAGGCGACGGTGAACGACGATCGGGTCGTTGGGAATCTTGTCGGTCTGGGCCAGCACACGCGTCTCGCCACGCTTGGCCTCGTCCTGGCCGAAGGCGTCGATGCGCGCGTCGTCGTAGACCGCCCCGGCATCCACCTCGCCGTTGGTGACGGCATGGACCACGTCCGGGTGACGCCCCTTGTAGAAGCGCACGTCGGCAAAGTCGCGGGCCAGGTCCAGCCCCGCACGTTCAAGCATCAGGGCCGGGAGCAGGTAGCCACTGGTCGAGCGCGTGCTGACGAAACCCAGCCGCGCGCCGGCCAGGTCCTTGAGTTGCCGAACCTTGCTGTCGGCCTTCACCAGCAGGAGGCCGCGGTACCAGGAACGCTTGAAGCGCACGGGCCGGACGATCGGCTCGTATTGGCGTTCGTTCTGGACATAGAGCGCCGGACCGACCGACACGATGTCGAGCTCGCCCCGTTGCATGGCCTCGGCCATCTTGTCGTAGGAAGGGCGAGACTGGAACACCACCTCTCGCCCGATCGCCTCACTGAGGGCCCGCACCAGCGGGCCGTAGCGGATGGACAGCTTGTCCCCCGCCCCGTCCGAGGGCACCTTGGCAAAGACCAGTGGGGGCGGCGCGGCCGGCGTGGAGACCGTTGCCAGCAGACCAACCAGGCCCCCGAGGGCGATCGCCACGAGCCCCTGATTCCAGCCTTGCAACCGCATCCTGGTCCCCCTCGCTCCGGGTCGAAACTTGCAGCCGAGCGACAAGCCCCCCTACCATAAGCCAAAGGTGCCCGTTTGGGCAATCGACCACAGGCGAACCCGCGCGTCCCGGCGAGGCGCAAGGCCGGCCTGTCCGGACGCCCTTGGGAGACCACGCATGCTCGAATCGTTGCTTCTGGAAGGTTTCAAGCCCTTCGGTCAGGCTCAGCAGGTGCCCCTCGGGCCCCTGACCCTGGTCTATGGTCCGAATTCCGCCGGCAAATCCTCCCTGATCCAGGCCCTGCTGCTGCTGAAGCAATCGCTGGCCAGCGCGGAACTGGGCGGGGCGCTGCGCCCCAGCGGCGCGCTGGTCGATCTCGGCACCTACCGCAGCCTGCTGCATCGGCACGAGGCCAGCCGGACGCTGCGCCTCGGGGTGGGATTCCGCATGAGCGAGAGTGGCGCCAGACCCGGGGTCGAACGCGGCGACTACGCCTTCGAATGGCAGTTCCAGACCGAGTATGCGGCCGGCGAGGCGGTCTGGCTGCCGCAGCTGCGCAGCGTGCGCTACCGCTTCTCAGACGCGCAGGGCGCGCTCGATTGCGGCCTGACGCGCATTCGCGAAGCCGCCACCGGGGCCTACGTGCCGGTCGGCGAACACGTCTACAAGTGGCTCGACCCGGCCTCGCTGCGTTCTTTTTCCGACTGGTTGCGCCAGCGCAGCCGCAGCGAGGGTTCCGAACCTGACCCGGAGCTGGGGGGCAAGGGCTGGCAACAGGTGCTGCGGGCCATCGAGTTTCAGGACGCCCCGCTGCTGCCGACGCGTCCGGTTGTGCGGGCCGACGCCGAGGCCCAGCTGGCCGCCCGGGCAGGCCGGGTGCTGCAACACCACGGTGGCAGCCTGGGCATGCTCTCGGCCGCGCTGCAGCGGGCCTTCGAACGGCTCGACTACCTTGGCCCGCTGCGCAGCTACCCGCAGCGCTACACCCCGCTCAGCGGAGGCGATCCGCGCAGCGTCGGGCGGGTCGGCGAGCACACGGCCTCGCGCATCCTGCGGCATCCCGAGGCGGTCGAGGACATCAACCGCTGGTTCAGCCGTTTCGAACTGCCCTACGCGATCGAGGCCGAGCGCATCGGCACCGAGGTAACGGGCGACATCGTGGTGCTGAACCTGCTCGACCAGCGCACGGGGGTGCGGGTCGCGCCAACGGATGTGGGCTTCGGCCTGGGCCAGATCCTGCCGGTGCTGGTGGAGGGCGGCGGCGGCAGTGGGCGAACGATCTGCGTGGAGCAGCCCGAAATTCACCTGCACCCCCGCATGCAAGCGCACCTGGCCGATTTCTTCATCGAGACGGCGCGCCTGCCGCGGGCCGAAGCGCGTCGCGGCAGCGCCCGGCGGGAGCGGGGTCACCAGTGGATCCTGGAAACCCACAGCGAGGCCCTGATGCTGCGCCTGCAACGCCGGGTGCGCGAGGGACGCCTGCATCCGGATGACCTCTGCGTGCTCTACGTGCAGCCCGACGGGGCGCACGGCAGCCGGGTCATGCGGCTGTCCCTCGATGCGCGCGGGGAATTCCTCGACGAGTGGCCGGACGGCTTCTTCGAGGACAGCTTCCTGGAGCTGTTCGGCGAGGCCGCCTTGTGATCGTCTCGTTTTCGGTCGACCGGGCGGTCTTCGAGGCCTTCGACCCTCACGACGCGGTGGTCCAGCAGGCCCACCTGCGCCTGCAGGAGGCCTGGCGCCTGGTGGGCAAGCTGCACCTGCCCACGCGCGACGACGAGCGCCGGGCCTGGTTCCGCGCGCTGCAGCAACTGCCCACGCCGCTGCGCAAGCGCTGGCAGCAGGGCTTG
This window harbors:
- a CDS encoding Ig-like domain-containing protein → MTRRKRALGGLVGLVLLGCTPLPPDFIVTVAGSSAGTTPGATPPPGWNGAVGDRPAIRLRSSDTQLVLKPGDSQELAPWLRDEAGYPLREAVTWLSSNPRVATVDLASGRVEAQGEGEALLTVQAVRDPSARLTLTVSVIAQHLVSLIAITPPVLSLPRGGSETLAAVVTMHNGERHGNVVWSSSDDTIATVDSQTGLVRARREGRVTILAAYTVDKRYRGLAELTVVAADATPRPSPSPSEITFGPGATPLPGGRSPSPTPSPTLSPATSGIAGFPASATPRPVPTSDDELFELPLPTPEPEPTPTPRPTPTLRPSPTPTPTPTPTPTPTPVPTAVLTGRVVNSETGTGLAGATVTLSNGRSATTDASGSYRLVTTLGGVTLQASKSRFSAEAGAAYRVNLDASQADQTVTVPQDLTLTPQHWYNQLSGVSSTLRDLHAVDAATAWCVGDGGTIMRTTDGGSDWRPASLAPAVDYHGVFFINATTGWAVGSNGTIVKSTDGGASWNAQPSGGGETIRDVEFVNATNGWAVSQSAVYRTTNGGASWSRSTSANGLKVSFISPTRGVVGGAGAIYVTNSAGASWQRGASSTPSAGYSLQMTSPTDVWVFGEYAGSANYSVTRSTDGGLTFTRLCDYCSYSGGRVVDVASGRYITSTTSGFLETFFVNPTTGWRVGNNGVIQAY
- a CDS encoding AAA family ATPase, with amino-acid sequence MLESLLLEGFKPFGQAQQVPLGPLTLVYGPNSAGKSSLIQALLLLKQSLASAELGGALRPSGALVDLGTYRSLLHRHEASRTLRLGVGFRMSESGARPGVERGDYAFEWQFQTEYAAGEAVWLPQLRSVRYRFSDAQGALDCGLTRIREAATGAYVPVGEHVYKWLDPASLRSFSDWLRQRSRSEGSEPDPELGGKGWQQVLRAIEFQDAPLLPTRPVVRADAEAQLAARAGRVLQHHGGSLGMLSAALQRAFERLDYLGPLRSYPQRYTPLSGGDPRSVGRVGEHTASRILRHPEAVEDINRWFSRFELPYAIEAERIGTEVTGDIVVLNLLDQRTGVRVAPTDVGFGLGQILPVLVEGGGGSGRTICVEQPEIHLHPRMQAHLADFFIETARLPRAEARRGSARRERGHQWILETHSEALMLRLQRRVREGRLHPDDLCVLYVQPDGAHGSRVMRLSLDARGEFLDEWPDGFFEDSFLELFGEAAL
- a CDS encoding response regulator, producing MRHVLIADDEAIVRHSIALMLQALGHTYVEAGSPREATRLAAAAIAAGTPFGLLVVDYNFIGEDQDGIELVETLFARHGRLPTLMLTASTDPDVRQDALDAGVGLVLNKPVQAEPFRVALEQLLSAWADPVSS
- a CDS encoding phosphate/phosphite/phosphonate ABC transporter substrate-binding protein, yielding MRLQGWNQGLVAIALGGLVGLLATVSTPAAPPPLVFAKVPSDGAGDKLSIRYGPLVRALSEAIGREVVFQSRPSYDKMAEAMQRGELDIVSVGPALYVQNERQYEPIVRPVRFKRSWYRGLLLVKADSKVRQLKDLAGARLGFVSTRSTSGYLLPALMLERAGLDLARDFADVRFYKGRHPDVVHAVTNGEVDAGAVYDDARIDAFGQDEAKRGETRVLAQTDKIPNDPIVVHRRLPAPLRLAVQRFFETLAAQPPEAVARVVSPLDEQISGWVHTEASDYDPVRAWTSALERAERGN
- a CDS encoding ATP-binding protein, whose amino-acid sequence is MTDAPVRPRRLASWLLTVGLLLACTGGYLTQTHLARSAEARALADELLGAYINGQNGFQELRDYYERRRDTELRGVRLLDTDQRMKNRYPRDFEPGGWAVLAPIRGADGVTRDWLELTYRPLPPLNSNLALWVALFLLGLAVRQVWRTREERAIAEAARRESEAREVVAESARRETEARLALVERERELERLNDIWSTFYAQISDDSSQMSNHIQALNGFIAQIDINLHDAVHDLYKAPLLGTGDLNDKGHLSLADVKSFLRCLEDRSIEVTREEMAAFVRNVDETIESIRWVIDGLPEYANRQTQPVDPRAELFALLEHLPPNLRSANDGLRIEALVPETAPRIMFNPVHFRSVVKNALYNAAASVRRAQREDEGLAGQITIRFVEQAERLGVMLEDNGTGFAEGVMDKLYRGRVESSNRRRRGGKGSLIVAAYLGFHQATFELANRPEGGARVTFWFNREDAGQPAGAALAEVRA
- a CDS encoding Ig-like domain-containing protein, encoding MSKVSYAALLMAAALSSACTGFITMTPPPITVGATQATTGAPATPGTAPAIAPAPAAPSAEAPVGSSPASGKQVREVRVTPESYIITAGEARDLLATVQFSDGTFDSNVTWASSDSRILEVNPTTGRISGKSEGVASIVASALGDPSKRALVTVTVRKGVVQEAVTRVDPASTSLAVGETRQLTGSVQMSDGSMSPNVRWESSNQSVAVVSGGGLVTAVGKGRATITVSAAGDSTRRATCDVTVQ